CGCTGACGAACGCGTCACCCTGATCTTTTTTGAGCATATCCAGGCCTACAACTATCGAAGAATCCCGTTTGCGCCTTACAGAAAGCGCGGCCGGATCATGCATATCTATAACTTCCGAGGCATGTTTTATTATAAGCTTATCTGAAGAAAAACCGTGCTTGGTTATCTCGGCCTTTATACGCGATTCGTCTCCGACCAATATAACTTCGTTGCCATATTCCTGTATGGCATGTATCGCGCCTTCAACCTCAACCATGGGAGCATTGTCGCTGCCCATCGCATCAAGTACAATCTTCATGCGTAAACTCCTTCTTTACTACTTCTTTTTTTCTTCTTTCGTCTCAATGATAACTACGGGCCTGCCCTTGTAGTATCCGCAGTGCAAACATACTTTGTGCGGAGGCGTCGGTTTTTTGCACTGAGAACAGATAGATAGATTCGCCGCGAATAGCTTGCTATTCATCGACCTCCTCTTATCGCGTCTGGACTTGGAATGTTTCCTTTTAGGTAATGCCATTTAATCCTCCTATTTACTTATTATCTCGTACGTGTCTCTTGCTATCAAGAGCTCTTCATTGGTCGGTATCGTCAATATCCTGGTCCTCTTCCCGACCACATCTTTTAAATCTTTTTTGACGCGGCTTACTATCCAGGGATTATGCTCGCCTATCCCGGCAGTGAATACTATCGCGTCCAAACCCTTCATCGCCGCCTGGTACGCGCCGATATATTTTTCTATCCTGTAAATGAACATCTCGAGGGCCAGCTTCGCGCGTCCGGCTTTCCGATCTTGCCCTTTCGAAACTTTTAATAAATCCCTCATGTCGTTGCTCTCGCCGGAAATTCCCAATAGCCCGCTCTCTTTATTCAAAATATCGCTTATCTGATCGGGTGTTAAACTCTCTTTCTTCATCAGATAAAATACAACGGCCGGATCGAGGTCTCCCGAGCGCGTTCCCATTAAAAGGCCTTCCAGAGGCGTGAAGCCCATGGATGTATCTACGGACTTACCCTTATCCACCGCTGTCATGCTGCAGCCGTTACCCAGATGACATGTAATAATTTTGAGGCTGTTTAAAGGCTTTTTAATCTGCTTTGCGGCATCCAGCGCCACATATCTGTGGCTCGTCCCATGAAATCCGTATTTTCTGATACCGTATCTTTCGTAATATTTATATGGAAGGCCGTATAAAAACGCCTTATCCGGCATCGTCTGATGAAACGATGTATCAAATACGGCTACCTGGGGTATCCCTTTTAATATATCCAGACACGCTCTTATCCCTAAAAGCGACGGAGGATTATGAAGAGGCGCAAGCTCGCTATATTTTTCTATAGACGCGATAACTTTGTCGGTAATAAGCGTCGAGCTCTTAAACTCTTCGCCGCCATGGACAACGCGGTGTCCGACGCCGGCAATCTGGTTCGTAGAAGATATCGCTCCCGTGTCTTTGTCCGTCAGCGCTCGGACTATCTCGCCTATCGCGTCATAATGATTCGCGCAATTCCCGGGTTGGCCTATACGCTCTATCAGGCCCTTTGCCAAAGAACGATAATTTTTTATATCAAACAGCTGATACTTCGCTGAAGAACTTCCGCAATTAATGACCAGTATAAGCATCTTCTCTTTAAGCCCTTACCGCTGTGACCGCTACAGCGTCCACGATATCTTCGGCGCTGCAACCCCTGGACAGATCACTGCATGGTTTTCTGAAACCTGTGAGAAGCGGCCCCACTGCCCTGGCATTGGAAAGCCTCTGCGTTAATTTATAGGATATATTTCCCGAATCCAGATTCGGGAATATCAATACATTAGCATTGCCCGCTACAGGATTGTCGCCGCATTTTATCTTCGCGATTTCCGGCACTATGGCGCTGTCGGCCTGGAATTCTCCGTCTATCAATAAGTCGGGGGCTATCTCCTTTGCCCTGCTGACAGCTTCTCTAATCTTGTCAACGAGCTCACCTTCCGCGCTGCCTTTACTTGAATAGCTTAAGAACGCCACTACCGGCCTTTTGCCCACCAGCTTTTGAAACAAAGTAGCGGACGCTACCGCTATGCCCGACAACTGCCGCGCGTTGGGCTGCGGGTTGACTCCGCAATCCGCGAATATAAAAGTGCCGTTTTCGCCATAAGGACAATTCGGCACTTCCATAAGAAAAGCGCCTGACACTACGGCTATCTCCCTGTCTATGGTAAGGCAACGCAGCGCGGCGCGTATAACATCGGGTGTCGTGTGATTAGCTCCGGCGACAAAACCATCGGCCACATCATTTCTGACGAGCATCGCGCCAAACGTAAGATAATCAGTCAATATAATATTTTTTGCCTCTTCGGGCGTCATCCCCTTTATCTTGCGCAGTTCATAGTACTCATTTGCCATCTTCGCCGCGTCCTTATAAGTCGCGGGGTCTATCACCTCTACAAGATCCCTGTTTTTGGACTTTATGCTTTTTCTCACCGACTCATCGCCGATCACGACGAGCTTCGATATTTTTTTATCAAGAATAATCTCAACCGCGTCCATCGTCCTTTCGTCATTGCTTTCGGGGAGGACGACTCTCTTCAGATTCTTCGAAGCCTTTTCTCTTATTTTTTCCAGGATACTCAATTTTTTCTCTCTCTTCTTTCCAGTTTCTTCTTTAACAAAACCTGCACTTTGTCCGGAACAAAATTCTTCACATTCGCGCCCAGCGCCGCCGCTTCTTTTATCAGCTTGCTCGATATGTAGGAATAGGATTCATTAGGCATCATGAATATAGTCTCGATATCTTCGGACAATTTTCTATTGGTAAGCGCCATCTGAAACTCATATTCGAAATCCGATATCATGCGTATTCCCCGTATCATCACATTCGCGCCCTTGCGCTTAACATAATCCACAACCAGCCCTTCAAAATCATCCAGGACTACATTATCCATGCCTTTTACCGCGTCTTTGATCATAGAGACCCTCTCTTCAACGCTAAAAAGGGGCGACTTCTGCTTATTGTGGGCTACGGCTATTATCACTTTGTCGAATATCTTTGCGGCCCTTTTGATTATATCAATGTGGCCATATGTGACAGGATCGAATGTGCCGGGGTAAACTGCTATATTAGATTTCTTCATTAATTTTTCTTAAAATTGTGACAACGGTGTCGCCGTATCTTCGTTCATCCAGAAAAAGAAGGCGCTCAAGCTTCACATCGAGCGCATCTTTCTTAAAGTGCTCTATGATAACCAGCCCAACGGGCGATAATATATCATAAGAATCTATATTAATCAAGCAATTTTTAGCCATCCCCTTGTGATATGGCGGATCCAGAAATATTATATCAAACCTATCTTCACCCCTGGCAAGACGCGGCAGGACGCTTAAAGCGTTGGCCTTCATAATATCATATCGGCAGTGATCAACGCCCAGCGACTCAAGATTGGCGCCTATTGTCTGGGCGCAGCGAAAGTTATTGTCAACAAAAGTTACGCTCCCTGCCCCGCGCGAGATCGCCTCTATACCGAAAGCTCCGCTTCCCGCGAATAGCTCCAACACATTCTTTCCATTAATATCACCCAGGATATTGAATATCGCCTCGCGCACCTTGTCCTGGGTGGGCCTTATCTCAACGCCCTTAGGCATCATAATGGATCTGCTCCTATATTCACCGCCGATAATTCGCATAGCTATCAATCCCTCATCTTCTAACCAGGTTAGACGCGCAGATTTCTCCGATACTAACCTGGTTAGAACA
This genomic interval from Candidatus Omnitrophota bacterium contains the following:
- the rpmF gene encoding 50S ribosomal protein L32, which codes for MALPKRKHSKSRRDKRRSMNSKLFAANLSICSQCKKPTPPHKVCLHCGYYKGRPVVIIETKEEKKK
- a CDS encoding acetate kinase — translated: MLILVINCGSSSAKYQLFDIKNYRSLAKGLIERIGQPGNCANHYDAIGEIVRALTDKDTGAISSTNQIAGVGHRVVHGGEEFKSSTLITDKVIASIEKYSELAPLHNPPSLLGIRACLDILKGIPQVAVFDTSFHQTMPDKAFLYGLPYKYYERYGIRKYGFHGTSHRYVALDAAKQIKKPLNSLKIITCHLGNGCSMTAVDKGKSVDTSMGFTPLEGLLMGTRSGDLDPAVVFYLMKKESLTPDQISDILNKESGLLGISGESNDMRDLLKVSKGQDRKAGRAKLALEMFIYRIEKYIGAYQAAMKGLDAIVFTAGIGEHNPWIVSRVKKDLKDVVGKRTRILTIPTNEELLIARDTYEIISK
- the pta gene encoding phosphate acetyltransferase; its protein translation is MSILEKIREKASKNLKRVVLPESNDERTMDAVEIILDKKISKLVVIGDESVRKSIKSKNRDLVEVIDPATYKDAAKMANEYYELRKIKGMTPEEAKNIILTDYLTFGAMLVRNDVADGFVAGANHTTPDVIRAALRCLTIDREIAVVSGAFLMEVPNCPYGENGTFIFADCGVNPQPNARQLSGIAVASATLFQKLVGKRPVVAFLSYSSKGSAEGELVDKIREAVSRAKEIAPDLLIDGEFQADSAIVPEIAKIKCGDNPVAGNANVLIFPNLDSGNISYKLTQRLSNARAVGPLLTGFRKPCSDLSRGCSAEDIVDAVAVTAVRA
- the coaD gene encoding pantetheine-phosphate adenylyltransferase yields the protein MKKSNIAVYPGTFDPVTYGHIDIIKRAAKIFDKVIIAVAHNKQKSPLFSVEERVSMIKDAVKGMDNVVLDDFEGLVVDYVKRKGANVMIRGIRMISDFEYEFQMALTNRKLSEDIETIFMMPNESYSYISSKLIKEAAALGANVKNFVPDKVQVLLKKKLERRERKN
- the rsmD gene encoding 16S rRNA (guanine(966)-N(2))-methyltransferase RsmD, with the translated sequence MRIIGGEYRSRSIMMPKGVEIRPTQDKVREAIFNILGDINGKNVLELFAGSGAFGIEAISRGAGSVTFVDNNFRCAQTIGANLESLGVDHCRYDIMKANALSVLPRLARGEDRFDIIFLDPPYHKGMAKNCLINIDSYDILSPVGLVIIEHFKKDALDVKLERLLFLDERRYGDTVVTILRKINEEI